In one window of Candidatus Deferrimicrobiaceae bacterium DNA:
- a CDS encoding SDR family oxidoreductase, translating to MIDELEDSEMMNYWMGSVLVTGATGQLGHLVLDALLKTLPASRVIAAVRNPAKAGDLSDKGFVVREADYDRPETLDMAFAGVDKILLISSSEVGKRAGQHKAVISAAKRAGVKLLAYTSLLHADKSVLGLAEEHRLTEEAIRASGIPFVLLRNGWYIENHTAGIPSALQHGAFLGSAKDGRFSSATRRDYAEAAAAVLTASESQAGKTFELAGDDSYTLADLAAEVTRQSGKSVIYKDLPEVDFCAALILAGFPKPIAAMLAESDVGASKGALYDESRVLSRLIGRPATSLKAAVAEALKG from the coding sequence ATGATCGATGAACTGGAGGATTCGGAGATGATGAACTATTGGATGGGAAGCGTTCTGGTAACCGGAGCGACCGGCCAACTCGGCCATCTTGTCCTCGATGCGCTATTGAAGACGTTGCCCGCATCACGAGTCATCGCCGCGGTACGAAACCCGGCCAAGGCGGGGGATCTTTCCGACAAGGGGTTCGTTGTTCGCGAGGCCGACTATGATCGGCCGGAGACGCTGGATATGGCCTTCGCCGGTGTCGATAAAATCCTGCTGATCTCGTCAAGCGAAGTCGGAAAACGCGCCGGACAGCACAAGGCCGTCATCTCTGCGGCAAAACGGGCCGGGGTCAAGCTGCTTGCCTATACCAGCCTGCTTCATGCCGACAAGTCGGTGCTGGGGCTCGCGGAAGAGCATCGCCTGACCGAAGAGGCCATTCGGGCCTCAGGGATTCCTTTTGTGCTGCTTCGAAACGGTTGGTATATCGAGAACCACACTGCCGGCATTCCATCGGCGCTTCAGCACGGGGCTTTCCTCGGCAGCGCCAAAGATGGCCGTTTCTCCTCGGCAACGCGTCGCGACTACGCTGAAGCGGCTGCAGCTGTCCTGACGGCTTCCGAAAGTCAGGCCGGGAAAACCTTCGAATTGGCCGGGGACGACTCTTACACGCTTGCCGACCTCGCGGCCGAAGTGACGCGTCAGAGCGGCAAGTCGGTTATCTATAAAGACCTTCCCGAGGTCGACTTTTGCGCGGCGCTGATCCTCGCCGGCTTTCCGAAACCGATTGCGGCCATGCTTGCCGAGTCGGATGTCGGGGCATCCAAAGGCGCACTTTACGACGAAAGTCGCGTGCTCAGCCGCTTGATCGGGCGTCCTGCGACATCCCTTAAGGCCGCTGTTGCCGAGGCCCTGAAGGGGTAA
- a CDS encoding PAS domain S-box protein, producing the protein MSNETSERDVFHATADAGKIISEGRREAALLKTGALQNAILNSANFSSIATDEKGVIQLFNVGAERMLGYAADDVVNKISPADISDPQELIARAKSLSVEIGTPITPGFEALVFKASRGIEDIYELTYIRKDGTRFPAVVSVTALRDEQDAIIGYLLIGTDNTARKEIEAEQKLLAQRLRDHQFYTRSLFESNTDALITTDPSGIIADVNKQMEALTGCTRDELIGAPFKNYFTDPDLAETSIMLVLDEKKVTNFELTARARDGKETVVSYNATTFYDRDRRLQGVFAAARDITERKRLDQVLQEKTVELEAAKALAEKANLAKSDFLSSMSHELRSPLNAILGFAQLMESESPLPTPSQKESIDQILQAGWHLLTLINEILDLAKVESRQVPLSEEPVSLAEVLLESQGMIEPQAQQRSIRTTFPDPGIPWHVMADRTRLKQVLLNLLSNAIKYNKDEGTVVVTCVEVRPGRIRVSIGDSGAGLPPEQLAQLFQAFNRLGQEAGGVEGTGIGLVVAKRLVELMGGEIGMESTVGSGSVAWFEFNTVAAPRNSLGIKDAVALAQPLIARGRREHTLLYVEDNPANMKLVEQIIARHPDIRLLTAVNGSGGVEVARESRPDVILMDINLPDINGFEALEILRSDPATARIPVIAISANAMPPDVEKGLAAGFFRYITKPIKVTEFMEAMDVALRFSEQSVGRGDEPEEIR; encoded by the coding sequence ATGTCCAACGAAACATCCGAACGAGACGTTTTCCACGCCACCGCCGATGCCGGGAAAATCATTTCCGAGGGTCGCCGGGAAGCGGCGCTGCTCAAGACGGGAGCGCTTCAGAACGCGATCCTGAACAGCGCCAACTTCTCGAGCATCGCCACCGACGAGAAGGGGGTCATCCAGCTGTTCAATGTCGGCGCGGAGCGCATGCTGGGCTACGCCGCCGACGACGTGGTGAACAAGATCAGTCCTGCCGACATCTCCGACCCTCAGGAGCTGATCGCCCGGGCCAAGTCGCTCAGCGTCGAGATCGGCACCCCGATCACGCCCGGCTTCGAGGCGCTGGTATTCAAGGCCTCGCGCGGCATTGAGGACATCTACGAGCTGACCTACATCCGAAAGGACGGCACCCGGTTCCCGGCCGTCGTTTCCGTCACGGCGCTTCGCGACGAGCAGGACGCCATCATCGGCTACCTGCTGATCGGCACCGACAATACCGCGCGCAAGGAGATCGAGGCCGAGCAGAAGCTGCTCGCCCAGCGCCTCCGCGACCACCAGTTCTATACCCGTTCCCTGTTCGAATCCAACACCGACGCGCTGATCACCACCGACCCGTCTGGCATCATCGCCGACGTCAACAAGCAGATGGAGGCGCTGACCGGCTGCACGCGCGACGAATTGATCGGGGCTCCGTTCAAGAACTACTTCACCGATCCGGACCTGGCCGAGACGAGCATCATGCTGGTTCTGGACGAAAAGAAGGTCACCAACTTCGAGCTCACCGCGCGCGCCCGGGACGGCAAGGAAACGGTCGTGTCCTACAACGCGACCACCTTCTACGACCGGGATCGGCGGCTCCAGGGCGTGTTCGCCGCCGCGCGCGACATCACCGAGCGCAAGCGGCTGGACCAGGTGTTGCAGGAAAAAACCGTCGAGCTCGAGGCCGCCAAGGCGCTGGCGGAAAAGGCCAACCTCGCCAAGTCGGATTTTCTCTCGAGCATGAGCCACGAGCTGCGCAGCCCGCTCAACGCGATCCTCGGCTTCGCCCAGCTGATGGAGTCCGAATCTCCCCTGCCGACGCCCTCCCAGAAGGAAAGCATCGACCAGATCCTCCAGGCGGGATGGCACCTGCTGACGCTGATCAACGAGATTCTCGACCTCGCGAAGGTCGAGTCCAGGCAGGTTCCGCTGTCAGAGGAACCGGTGTCGCTGGCGGAAGTGCTGCTCGAATCCCAGGGCATGATCGAACCGCAGGCGCAGCAGCGCAGCATCCGCACGACCTTTCCCGATCCCGGCATCCCCTGGCACGTCATGGCCGACCGTACCCGGTTGAAGCAGGTCCTTCTCAACCTGCTTTCCAATGCGATCAAGTACAACAAGGACGAGGGGACGGTCGTGGTGACCTGCGTCGAAGTCAGGCCGGGGCGCATTCGCGTGAGCATCGGAGACAGCGGCGCCGGGCTGCCACCGGAGCAGCTCGCGCAACTGTTCCAGGCGTTCAACCGCCTCGGGCAGGAGGCGGGCGGGGTGGAAGGCACCGGCATCGGCCTGGTGGTGGCCAAGCGGCTGGTCGAGCTGATGGGGGGCGAGATCGGCATGGAAAGCACCGTCGGGTCGGGAAGCGTGGCCTGGTTCGAATTCAATACGGTTGCGGCGCCCCGGAATTCCTTGGGCATCAAGGACGCGGTGGCGCTGGCCCAACCGCTCATCGCCCGCGGGAGGCGGGAGCATACCCTGCTTTACGTCGAGGACAATCCGGCGAACATGAAGCTGGTCGAGCAGATCATCGCGCGGCATCCCGACATCCGGCTGCTGACCGCCGTGAACGGCAGCGGCGGCGTCGAGGTCGCCCGCGAATCCCGTCCGGACGTGATCCTGATGGACATCAACCTGCCCGACATCAACGGATTCGAGGCGCTGGAAATCCTGCGCTCGGACCCGGCAACAGCCCGGATTCCGGTCATCGCGATCAGTGCGAACGCCATGCCGCCCGACGTCGAGAAGGGCCTTGCGGCGGGTTTCTTCCGCTACATCACCAAGCCCATCAAGGTCACCGAGTTCATGGAGGCGATGGATGTGGCCTTGCGGTTTTCGGAGCAGTCGGTCGGCCGGGGCGACGAGCCGGAGGAAATCCGATGA
- a CDS encoding response regulator, which yields MITQDDILNAGILIVDDKEVNIVLLERMLRGAGYVTISSTTDPAAVCDLYARDHYDLILLDLQMPGMSGFQVMEELKKIEPDGYLPVLVITAQPDHKLRALKAGAKDFISKPFDLAEVLARVRNMLEVRLLHAECREYGNAVRVKNEELEKALEVVKQLSGLLPICMWCKKIRDDEGYWNAIEHYLGQHSEAEFAHAICPDCKIKYSGELFSEEK from the coding sequence ATGATCACCCAGGACGACATCCTTAACGCCGGGATCCTGATCGTGGACGACAAGGAAGTCAACATCGTGCTGCTCGAGCGGATGCTGCGCGGGGCGGGCTACGTGACCATCTCGTCCACGACGGATCCGGCCGCGGTCTGCGATCTTTACGCAAGGGACCACTACGACCTGATCCTGCTCGACCTCCAGATGCCCGGCATGAGCGGGTTCCAGGTGATGGAGGAGCTCAAGAAGATCGAGCCGGACGGCTACCTCCCCGTGCTGGTCATCACCGCCCAGCCGGATCACAAGCTGCGCGCGCTGAAGGCCGGCGCGAAGGATTTCATCAGCAAGCCGTTCGACCTGGCCGAGGTGCTGGCCCGCGTCCGCAACATGCTCGAGGTTCGGCTGCTGCACGCGGAATGCAGGGAGTACGGCAACGCGGTGCGGGTGAAGAACGAGGAGCTGGAAAAAGCGCTCGAGGTCGTGAAACAGCTGAGCGGGCTGCTGCCCATCTGCATGTGGTGCAAGAAGATCCGGGACGACGAGGGCTACTGGAACGCGATCGAGCACTATCTCGGGCAGCATTCCGAGGCCGAGTTCGCGCACGCGATCTGCCCCGACTGCAAAATAAAATACTCGGGTGAGTTGTTCAGCGAGGAGAAGTAA
- a CDS encoding cyclic nucleotide-binding domain-containing protein, which produces MANESLGKTYPDGEIIFRQGDAADCLYIIQSGHVVIYQEEGGTEVILAELGEGDTFGDMGVFMGPVRTESARARGDARVVTADYRFVLKKFRDDPSYAFQVIEKMARRDRARKELADKALEDETLRRKDRAAQARDADYYDFAPVGAIDLDEEGVIRGINLSGAALLGSERGELLGLPFATFVPPENIELYRKHLLACKNASEGVITELLLKTRKGNPTKVQFFSYPKQDQDRVVYRTLMTELASRQ; this is translated from the coding sequence ATGGCGAACGAAAGCTTGGGAAAGACCTATCCCGACGGGGAGATCATCTTCCGCCAGGGAGATGCGGCCGATTGCCTCTACATCATCCAGTCGGGGCACGTGGTGATCTACCAGGAAGAAGGCGGGACGGAGGTCATCCTGGCGGAACTCGGGGAGGGCGACACTTTCGGAGACATGGGCGTCTTCATGGGACCTGTCCGGACCGAGAGCGCGCGCGCCCGGGGCGATGCCCGCGTCGTCACGGCCGACTACCGGTTCGTCCTGAAAAAGTTCAGGGATGATCCGTCATACGCCTTCCAGGTCATCGAAAAGATGGCCCGGCGCGACCGGGCGCGGAAGGAACTGGCGGACAAGGCGCTTGAGGACGAGACCCTTCGCCGGAAGGACCGTGCGGCGCAGGCCCGGGATGCGGACTATTACGATTTCGCGCCGGTCGGCGCCATCGACCTCGACGAGGAGGGCGTCATCCGGGGCATCAACCTGTCCGGCGCCGCCCTGCTGGGATCGGAGCGCGGGGAGCTGCTGGGGCTTCCCTTCGCGACGTTCGTTCCTCCCGAAAACATCGAGCTGTACCGGAAGCATCTCCTGGCGTGCAAAAACGCTTCGGAAGGGGTGATCACCGAGCTGCTGCTCAAGACCCGCAAAGGGAATCCGACGAAGGTCCAGTTCTTCAGTTACCCGAAGCAGGACCAGGACCGGGTCGTCTACCGGACGCTGATGACCGAGCTCGCCTCGCGGCAGTAG